Proteins encoded together in one Orcinus orca chromosome 13, mOrcOrc1.1, whole genome shotgun sequence window:
- the SMYD5 gene encoding histone-lysine N-trimethyltransferase SMYD5 isoform X2, protein MAASMCDVFSFCVGVAGRARVAVEVRFVSSAKGKGLFATQPIQKGETIFIERPLVAAQFLWNALYRYRGEHISPTPEGCWAQQPLRMEETCDHCLRALEKAEENAQRLTGKPGQVLPHPELCTVRKDLHQNCPHCQVTYCSTECLLAAAEQYHRVLCPGPSQDDPLHPLNKLQEAWRSVHYPPETASIMLMARMVATVKQAKDKDCWIRLFSQFCNKTANEEEEIVHKLLGDKFKGQLELLRRLFTEALYEEALSQWFTPDGFRSLFALVGTNGQGIGTSSLSQWVHACDALELKPQDREQLDAFIDQLYKDIETGNHSCVPNAETSFPENNFLLHVTALEDIKPGEEICISYLDCCQRERSRHSRHKILRENYLFVCSCPKCLAEADEPNMTSEEEDDEEDEEGEPEDAELGDEMTDV, encoded by the exons ATGGCGGCCTCCATGTGCGACGTGTTCTCCTTCTGCGTGGGCGTGGCGGGCCGAGCCCGGGTAGCCGTGGAAGTCCGCTTCGTGAGCAGCGCCAAG GGAAAGGGGTTGTTTGCCACACAGCCGATCCAGAAGGGGGAGACCATATTCATCGAACGGCCCCTGGTGGCTGCACAGTTTCTCTGGAATGCACTTTATCGCTACCGAGGTGAGCACATCTCACCTACTCCTGAGGGCTGTTGGGCCCAGCAGCCTTTGCGCATGGAAGAGA CCTGTGACCACTGCCTTCGGGCActggagaaggcagaggagaacGCCCAGAGACTGACTGGGAAACCAGGCCAGGTTTTGCCTCACCCTGAGCTGTGCACTGTGCGCAAGGACCTGCACCAGAATTGTCCCCACTGCCAG GTGACGTACTGCAGTACAGAATGTCTGCTAGCCGCAGCTGAGCAATACCATCGGGTCCTGtgcccaggcccctcccaggatgaCCCCCTGCATCCTCTCAATAAGCTACAGGAGGCATGGAG gaGTGTTCACTACCCCCCTGAGACTGCAAGCATCATGTTGATGGCCCGGATGGTGGCCACAGTGAAACAG GCTAAGGATAAGGATTGTTGGATCAGGCTCTTCTCCCAGTTCTGTAATAAAACCGCCAATGAGGAGGAGGAAATTGTCCACAAACTCCTGGGGGACAAATTCAAG GGCCAGCTGGAGCTTCTGCGGAGACTCTTCACAGAGGCCCTTTATGAGGAAGCACTCAGCCAG TGGTTCACTCCGGATGGATTCCGGTCTCTCTTTGCTCTTGTTGGGACCAATGGCCAAGGAATTGGGACCAG CTCCCTGAGCCAGTGGGTGCATGCCTGTGACGCTCTGGAGCTGAAGCCTCAGGACCGTGAGCAGCTGGACGCCTTCATTGACCAGCTGTACAAGGACATCGAGACAG GCAACCACAGCTGTGTCCCCAATGCAGAGACCTCCTTCCCAGAAAACAACTTCCTTTTGCATGTCACCGCCCTGGAGGATATTAAGCCAGGAGAG GAAATCTGCATCAGCTACTTAGACTGCTGTCAGCGGGAGCGCAGCCGCCATAGCCGCCACAAGATCCTCAG GGAGAACTATCTGTTTGTCTGTTCCTGCCCCAAATGTCTGGCAGAGGCTGATGAACCCAACATGACCTCTGAGGAGGAGGACGATGAAGAGGATGAGGAAGGAGAGCCGGAAGATGCTGAGCTGGGGGATGAGATGACTGATGTGTGA
- the SMYD5 gene encoding histone-lysine N-trimethyltransferase SMYD5 isoform X4, with protein sequence MAASMCDVFSFCVGVAGRARVAVEVRFVSSAKGKGLFATQPIQKGETIFIERPLVAAQFLWNALYRYRGEHISPTPEGCWAQQPLRMEETCDHCLRALEKAEENAQRLTGKPGQVLPHPELCTVRKDLHQNCPHCQVTYCSTECLLAAAEQYHRVLCPGPSQDDPLHPLNKLQEAWRSVHYPPETASIMLMARMVATVKQGQLELLRRLFTEALYEEALSQWFTPDGFRSLFALVGTNGQGIGTSSLSQWVHACDALELKPQDREQLDAFIDQLYKDIETATGEFLNCEGSGLFVLQSCCNHSCVPNAETSFPENNFLLHVTALEDIKPGEEICISYLDCCQRERSRHSRHKILRENYLFVCSCPKCLAEADEPNMTSEEEDDEEDEEGEPEDAELGDEMTDV encoded by the exons ATGGCGGCCTCCATGTGCGACGTGTTCTCCTTCTGCGTGGGCGTGGCGGGCCGAGCCCGGGTAGCCGTGGAAGTCCGCTTCGTGAGCAGCGCCAAG GGAAAGGGGTTGTTTGCCACACAGCCGATCCAGAAGGGGGAGACCATATTCATCGAACGGCCCCTGGTGGCTGCACAGTTTCTCTGGAATGCACTTTATCGCTACCGAGGTGAGCACATCTCACCTACTCCTGAGGGCTGTTGGGCCCAGCAGCCTTTGCGCATGGAAGAGA CCTGTGACCACTGCCTTCGGGCActggagaaggcagaggagaacGCCCAGAGACTGACTGGGAAACCAGGCCAGGTTTTGCCTCACCCTGAGCTGTGCACTGTGCGCAAGGACCTGCACCAGAATTGTCCCCACTGCCAG GTGACGTACTGCAGTACAGAATGTCTGCTAGCCGCAGCTGAGCAATACCATCGGGTCCTGtgcccaggcccctcccaggatgaCCCCCTGCATCCTCTCAATAAGCTACAGGAGGCATGGAG gaGTGTTCACTACCCCCCTGAGACTGCAAGCATCATGTTGATGGCCCGGATGGTGGCCACAGTGAAACAG GGCCAGCTGGAGCTTCTGCGGAGACTCTTCACAGAGGCCCTTTATGAGGAAGCACTCAGCCAG TGGTTCACTCCGGATGGATTCCGGTCTCTCTTTGCTCTTGTTGGGACCAATGGCCAAGGAATTGGGACCAG CTCCCTGAGCCAGTGGGTGCATGCCTGTGACGCTCTGGAGCTGAAGCCTCAGGACCGTGAGCAGCTGGACGCCTTCATTGACCAGCTGTACAAGGACATCGAGACAG CAACTGGTGAGTTTCTTAACTGTGAAGGATCTGGCCTCTTTGTGCTGCAGAGCTGCT GCAACCACAGCTGTGTCCCCAATGCAGAGACCTCCTTCCCAGAAAACAACTTCCTTTTGCATGTCACCGCCCTGGAGGATATTAAGCCAGGAGAG GAAATCTGCATCAGCTACTTAGACTGCTGTCAGCGGGAGCGCAGCCGCCATAGCCGCCACAAGATCCTCAG GGAGAACTATCTGTTTGTCTGTTCCTGCCCCAAATGTCTGGCAGAGGCTGATGAACCCAACATGACCTCTGAGGAGGAGGACGATGAAGAGGATGAGGAAGGAGAGCCGGAAGATGCTGAGCTGGGGGATGAGATGACTGATGTGTGA
- the SMYD5 gene encoding histone-lysine N-trimethyltransferase SMYD5 isoform X1, which produces MAASMCDVFSFCVGVAGRARVAVEVRFVSSAKGKGLFATQPIQKGETIFIERPLVAAQFLWNALYRYRGEHISPTPEGCWAQQPLRMEETCDHCLRALEKAEENAQRLTGKPGQVLPHPELCTVRKDLHQNCPHCQVTYCSTECLLAAAEQYHRVLCPGPSQDDPLHPLNKLQEAWRSVHYPPETASIMLMARMVATVKQAKDKDCWIRLFSQFCNKTANEEEEIVHKLLGDKFKGQLELLRRLFTEALYEEALSQWFTPDGFRSLFALVGTNGQGIGTSSLSQWVHACDALELKPQDREQLDAFIDQLYKDIETATGEFLNCEGSGLFVLQSCCNHSCVPNAETSFPENNFLLHVTALEDIKPGEEICISYLDCCQRERSRHSRHKILRENYLFVCSCPKCLAEADEPNMTSEEEDDEEDEEGEPEDAELGDEMTDV; this is translated from the exons ATGGCGGCCTCCATGTGCGACGTGTTCTCCTTCTGCGTGGGCGTGGCGGGCCGAGCCCGGGTAGCCGTGGAAGTCCGCTTCGTGAGCAGCGCCAAG GGAAAGGGGTTGTTTGCCACACAGCCGATCCAGAAGGGGGAGACCATATTCATCGAACGGCCCCTGGTGGCTGCACAGTTTCTCTGGAATGCACTTTATCGCTACCGAGGTGAGCACATCTCACCTACTCCTGAGGGCTGTTGGGCCCAGCAGCCTTTGCGCATGGAAGAGA CCTGTGACCACTGCCTTCGGGCActggagaaggcagaggagaacGCCCAGAGACTGACTGGGAAACCAGGCCAGGTTTTGCCTCACCCTGAGCTGTGCACTGTGCGCAAGGACCTGCACCAGAATTGTCCCCACTGCCAG GTGACGTACTGCAGTACAGAATGTCTGCTAGCCGCAGCTGAGCAATACCATCGGGTCCTGtgcccaggcccctcccaggatgaCCCCCTGCATCCTCTCAATAAGCTACAGGAGGCATGGAG gaGTGTTCACTACCCCCCTGAGACTGCAAGCATCATGTTGATGGCCCGGATGGTGGCCACAGTGAAACAG GCTAAGGATAAGGATTGTTGGATCAGGCTCTTCTCCCAGTTCTGTAATAAAACCGCCAATGAGGAGGAGGAAATTGTCCACAAACTCCTGGGGGACAAATTCAAG GGCCAGCTGGAGCTTCTGCGGAGACTCTTCACAGAGGCCCTTTATGAGGAAGCACTCAGCCAG TGGTTCACTCCGGATGGATTCCGGTCTCTCTTTGCTCTTGTTGGGACCAATGGCCAAGGAATTGGGACCAG CTCCCTGAGCCAGTGGGTGCATGCCTGTGACGCTCTGGAGCTGAAGCCTCAGGACCGTGAGCAGCTGGACGCCTTCATTGACCAGCTGTACAAGGACATCGAGACAG CAACTGGTGAGTTTCTTAACTGTGAAGGATCTGGCCTCTTTGTGCTGCAGAGCTGCT GCAACCACAGCTGTGTCCCCAATGCAGAGACCTCCTTCCCAGAAAACAACTTCCTTTTGCATGTCACCGCCCTGGAGGATATTAAGCCAGGAGAG GAAATCTGCATCAGCTACTTAGACTGCTGTCAGCGGGAGCGCAGCCGCCATAGCCGCCACAAGATCCTCAG GGAGAACTATCTGTTTGTCTGTTCCTGCCCCAAATGTCTGGCAGAGGCTGATGAACCCAACATGACCTCTGAGGAGGAGGACGATGAAGAGGATGAGGAAGGAGAGCCGGAAGATGCTGAGCTGGGGGATGAGATGACTGATGTGTGA
- the SMYD5 gene encoding histone-lysine N-trimethyltransferase SMYD5 isoform X6: MEETCDHCLRALEKAEENAQRLTGKPGQVLPHPELCTVRKDLHQNCPHCQVTYCSTECLLAAAEQYHRVLCPGPSQDDPLHPLNKLQEAWRSVHYPPETASIMLMARMVATVKQAKDKDCWIRLFSQFCNKTANEEEEIVHKLLGDKFKGQLELLRRLFTEALYEEALSQWFTPDGFRSLFALVGTNGQGIGTSSLSQWVHACDALELKPQDREQLDAFIDQLYKDIETATGEFLNCEGSGLFVLQSCCNHSCVPNAETSFPENNFLLHVTALEDIKPGEEICISYLDCCQRERSRHSRHKILRENYLFVCSCPKCLAEADEPNMTSEEEDDEEDEEGEPEDAELGDEMTDV; encoded by the exons ATGGAAGAGA CCTGTGACCACTGCCTTCGGGCActggagaaggcagaggagaacGCCCAGAGACTGACTGGGAAACCAGGCCAGGTTTTGCCTCACCCTGAGCTGTGCACTGTGCGCAAGGACCTGCACCAGAATTGTCCCCACTGCCAG GTGACGTACTGCAGTACAGAATGTCTGCTAGCCGCAGCTGAGCAATACCATCGGGTCCTGtgcccaggcccctcccaggatgaCCCCCTGCATCCTCTCAATAAGCTACAGGAGGCATGGAG gaGTGTTCACTACCCCCCTGAGACTGCAAGCATCATGTTGATGGCCCGGATGGTGGCCACAGTGAAACAG GCTAAGGATAAGGATTGTTGGATCAGGCTCTTCTCCCAGTTCTGTAATAAAACCGCCAATGAGGAGGAGGAAATTGTCCACAAACTCCTGGGGGACAAATTCAAG GGCCAGCTGGAGCTTCTGCGGAGACTCTTCACAGAGGCCCTTTATGAGGAAGCACTCAGCCAG TGGTTCACTCCGGATGGATTCCGGTCTCTCTTTGCTCTTGTTGGGACCAATGGCCAAGGAATTGGGACCAG CTCCCTGAGCCAGTGGGTGCATGCCTGTGACGCTCTGGAGCTGAAGCCTCAGGACCGTGAGCAGCTGGACGCCTTCATTGACCAGCTGTACAAGGACATCGAGACAG CAACTGGTGAGTTTCTTAACTGTGAAGGATCTGGCCTCTTTGTGCTGCAGAGCTGCT GCAACCACAGCTGTGTCCCCAATGCAGAGACCTCCTTCCCAGAAAACAACTTCCTTTTGCATGTCACCGCCCTGGAGGATATTAAGCCAGGAGAG GAAATCTGCATCAGCTACTTAGACTGCTGTCAGCGGGAGCGCAGCCGCCATAGCCGCCACAAGATCCTCAG GGAGAACTATCTGTTTGTCTGTTCCTGCCCCAAATGTCTGGCAGAGGCTGATGAACCCAACATGACCTCTGAGGAGGAGGACGATGAAGAGGATGAGGAAGGAGAGCCGGAAGATGCTGAGCTGGGGGATGAGATGACTGATGTGTGA
- the PRADC1 gene encoding protease-associated domain-containing protein 1, which yields MVPGAAGWCCLVLWLPACVAAHGLRIHDYLYFQVLSPGDIRYIFTATPAKDFGGIFHTRYEQIHLVPAEPSEACGELSNGFFIQDQIALVERGGCSFLSKTRVVQEHGGRAVIISDNAVDNDSFYVEMIQDSTQRTADIPALFLLGRDGYMIRRSLEQHGLPWAIISIPVNVTSIPTFELLQPPWTFW from the exons ATGGTCCCCGGCGCCGCGGGCTGGTGTTGTCTCGTGCTCTGGCTCCCCGCGTGCGTCGCGGCCCACG GCTTACGCATCCATGATTATTTGTACTTTCAAGTGCTGAGTCCTGGGGACATTCGATACATCTTTACTGCCACGCCTGCCAAGGACTTTGGTGGTATCTTT CACACAAGGTATGAGCAGATTCACCTTGTCCCTGCTGAACCTTCAGAGGCCTGCGGGGAACTCAGCAACGGTTTCTTCATCCAGGACCAGATCGCTCTGGTGGAGAGGGG GGGCTGCTCCTTCCTCTCCAAGACCCGGGTGGTGCAGGAGCACGGTGGGCGGGCAGTGATCATCTCTGACAACGCAGTTGACAATGACAGCTTCTACGTGGAGATGATCCAAGACAGTACCCAGCGCACAGCTGACATCCCCGCCCTCTTCCTGCTTGGCCGAGATGG CTACATGATCCGCCGCTCCCTGGAACAGCATGGGCTGCCATGGGCCATCATTTCCATCCCAGTCAATGTCACCAGCATCCCCACCTTTGAGCTGCTGCAACCGCCCTGGACCTTCTGGTAG
- the NOTO gene encoding homeobox protein notochord yields the protein MPSPGQRGCRPPATSGARVQRPRSSCSPAPASPAPASPALPRRSAGPGPPRATGRLESSFSVEAILARPDRRAPAISSLSVSVGAAGGLWTAPARPPAPALPSACPATWLPAYLNAGLDQRCPQFPVLRLRTAHFCGLQGLGVTGLELAHCLGLWGPRNWAQAQDLQDTERSQKRVRTMFNLEQLEELEKVFAKQHNLVGKKRAQLAAQLNLTENQVRVWFQNRRVKYQKQQRLRLPAASAMAASPDEPSSSSNTTIQREDAESGVDS from the exons ATGCCCAGCCCCGGGCAGCGAGGCTGCCGGCCGCCCGCTACCTCGGGCGCCCGGGTCCAGCGCCCGCGCTCCAGCTGCTCTCCCGCACCCGCGTCTCCCGCGCCCGCGTCCCCCGCGCTGCCGCGCCGCTCGGCAGGCCCAGGCCCACCCCGTGCAACCGGACGCCTCGAGTCCTCCTTCTCTGTCGAGGCCATCCTGGCCAGACCCGACCGCCGTGCGCCCGCCATctcctctctgtctgtctccgTCGGCGCTGCCGGGGGCCTCTGGACCGCGCCCGCCCGGCCTCCCGCTCCGGCTCTGCCCAGCGCGTGCCCGGCTACGTGGCTGCCCGCCTACCTGAACGCGGGGCTCGACCAGCGGTGCCCCCAGTTCCCGGTGCTGCGGCTGCGCACTGCCCACTTTTGCGGCCTCCAGGGCCTCGGCGTCACAG GCTTGGAGCTGGCTCACTGCCTAGGCCTCTGGGGTCCCCGCAACTGGGCCCAAGCTCAGGACCTTCAGGACACTGAGAGATCCCAAAAGAGGGTCCGAACCATGTTTAACTTGGAGCAGttggaagagttggagaaagTGTTTGCAAAACAGCACAATCTAGTGGGGAAGAAGAGAGCCCAGCTGGCAGCCCAGCTCAACCTTACAGAGAACCAG GTGAGGGTCTGGTTCCAAAACCGCAGGGTTAAGTATCAGAAGCAGCAAAGGCTGAGACTGCCAGCTGCATCTGCCATGGCTGCCTCCCCGGATGAGCCCTCCAGCAGCTCCAACACCACCATCCAGAGAGAAGATGCAGAGTCAGGAGTAGACAGCTGA
- the SMYD5 gene encoding histone-lysine N-trimethyltransferase SMYD5 isoform X3: protein MAASMCDVFSFCVGVAGRARVAVEVRFVSSAKGKGLFATQPIQKGETIFIERPLVAAQFLWNALYRYRACDHCLRALEKAEENAQRLTGKPGQVLPHPELCTVRKDLHQNCPHCQVTYCSTECLLAAAEQYHRVLCPGPSQDDPLHPLNKLQEAWRSVHYPPETASIMLMARMVATVKQAKDKDCWIRLFSQFCNKTANEEEEIVHKLLGDKFKGQLELLRRLFTEALYEEALSQWFTPDGFRSLFALVGTNGQGIGTSSLSQWVHACDALELKPQDREQLDAFIDQLYKDIETATGEFLNCEGSGLFVLQSCCNHSCVPNAETSFPENNFLLHVTALEDIKPGEEICISYLDCCQRERSRHSRHKILRENYLFVCSCPKCLAEADEPNMTSEEEDDEEDEEGEPEDAELGDEMTDV from the exons ATGGCGGCCTCCATGTGCGACGTGTTCTCCTTCTGCGTGGGCGTGGCGGGCCGAGCCCGGGTAGCCGTGGAAGTCCGCTTCGTGAGCAGCGCCAAG GGAAAGGGGTTGTTTGCCACACAGCCGATCCAGAAGGGGGAGACCATATTCATCGAACGGCCCCTGGTGGCTGCACAGTTTCTCTGGAATGCACTTTATCGCTACCGAG CCTGTGACCACTGCCTTCGGGCActggagaaggcagaggagaacGCCCAGAGACTGACTGGGAAACCAGGCCAGGTTTTGCCTCACCCTGAGCTGTGCACTGTGCGCAAGGACCTGCACCAGAATTGTCCCCACTGCCAG GTGACGTACTGCAGTACAGAATGTCTGCTAGCCGCAGCTGAGCAATACCATCGGGTCCTGtgcccaggcccctcccaggatgaCCCCCTGCATCCTCTCAATAAGCTACAGGAGGCATGGAG gaGTGTTCACTACCCCCCTGAGACTGCAAGCATCATGTTGATGGCCCGGATGGTGGCCACAGTGAAACAG GCTAAGGATAAGGATTGTTGGATCAGGCTCTTCTCCCAGTTCTGTAATAAAACCGCCAATGAGGAGGAGGAAATTGTCCACAAACTCCTGGGGGACAAATTCAAG GGCCAGCTGGAGCTTCTGCGGAGACTCTTCACAGAGGCCCTTTATGAGGAAGCACTCAGCCAG TGGTTCACTCCGGATGGATTCCGGTCTCTCTTTGCTCTTGTTGGGACCAATGGCCAAGGAATTGGGACCAG CTCCCTGAGCCAGTGGGTGCATGCCTGTGACGCTCTGGAGCTGAAGCCTCAGGACCGTGAGCAGCTGGACGCCTTCATTGACCAGCTGTACAAGGACATCGAGACAG CAACTGGTGAGTTTCTTAACTGTGAAGGATCTGGCCTCTTTGTGCTGCAGAGCTGCT GCAACCACAGCTGTGTCCCCAATGCAGAGACCTCCTTCCCAGAAAACAACTTCCTTTTGCATGTCACCGCCCTGGAGGATATTAAGCCAGGAGAG GAAATCTGCATCAGCTACTTAGACTGCTGTCAGCGGGAGCGCAGCCGCCATAGCCGCCACAAGATCCTCAG GGAGAACTATCTGTTTGTCTGTTCCTGCCCCAAATGTCTGGCAGAGGCTGATGAACCCAACATGACCTCTGAGGAGGAGGACGATGAAGAGGATGAGGAAGGAGAGCCGGAAGATGCTGAGCTGGGGGATGAGATGACTGATGTGTGA
- the SMYD5 gene encoding histone-lysine N-trimethyltransferase SMYD5 isoform X5, producing MAASMCDVFSFCVGVAGRARVAVEVRFVSSAKGKGLFATQPIQKGETIFIERPLVAAQFLWNALYRYRGEHISPTPEGCWAQQPLRMEETCDHCLRALEKAEENAQRLTGKPGQVLPHPELCTVRKDLHQNCPHCQVTYCSTECLLAAAEQYHRVLCPGPSQDDPLHPLNKLQEAWRSVHYPPETASIMLMARMVATVKQAKDKDCWIRLFSQFCNKTANEEEEIVHKLLGDKFKGQLELLRRLFTEALYEEALSQWFTPDGFRSLFALVGTNGQGIGTSSLSQWVHACDALELKPQDREQLDAFIDQLYKDIETATGEFLNCEGSGLFVLQSCCNHSCVPNAETSFPENNFLLHVTALEDIKPGEEICISYLDCCQRERSRHSRHKILRG from the exons ATGGCGGCCTCCATGTGCGACGTGTTCTCCTTCTGCGTGGGCGTGGCGGGCCGAGCCCGGGTAGCCGTGGAAGTCCGCTTCGTGAGCAGCGCCAAG GGAAAGGGGTTGTTTGCCACACAGCCGATCCAGAAGGGGGAGACCATATTCATCGAACGGCCCCTGGTGGCTGCACAGTTTCTCTGGAATGCACTTTATCGCTACCGAGGTGAGCACATCTCACCTACTCCTGAGGGCTGTTGGGCCCAGCAGCCTTTGCGCATGGAAGAGA CCTGTGACCACTGCCTTCGGGCActggagaaggcagaggagaacGCCCAGAGACTGACTGGGAAACCAGGCCAGGTTTTGCCTCACCCTGAGCTGTGCACTGTGCGCAAGGACCTGCACCAGAATTGTCCCCACTGCCAG GTGACGTACTGCAGTACAGAATGTCTGCTAGCCGCAGCTGAGCAATACCATCGGGTCCTGtgcccaggcccctcccaggatgaCCCCCTGCATCCTCTCAATAAGCTACAGGAGGCATGGAG gaGTGTTCACTACCCCCCTGAGACTGCAAGCATCATGTTGATGGCCCGGATGGTGGCCACAGTGAAACAG GCTAAGGATAAGGATTGTTGGATCAGGCTCTTCTCCCAGTTCTGTAATAAAACCGCCAATGAGGAGGAGGAAATTGTCCACAAACTCCTGGGGGACAAATTCAAG GGCCAGCTGGAGCTTCTGCGGAGACTCTTCACAGAGGCCCTTTATGAGGAAGCACTCAGCCAG TGGTTCACTCCGGATGGATTCCGGTCTCTCTTTGCTCTTGTTGGGACCAATGGCCAAGGAATTGGGACCAG CTCCCTGAGCCAGTGGGTGCATGCCTGTGACGCTCTGGAGCTGAAGCCTCAGGACCGTGAGCAGCTGGACGCCTTCATTGACCAGCTGTACAAGGACATCGAGACAG CAACTGGTGAGTTTCTTAACTGTGAAGGATCTGGCCTCTTTGTGCTGCAGAGCTGCT GCAACCACAGCTGTGTCCCCAATGCAGAGACCTCCTTCCCAGAAAACAACTTCCTTTTGCATGTCACCGCCCTGGAGGATATTAAGCCAGGAGAG GAAATCTGCATCAGCTACTTAGACTGCTGTCAGCGGGAGCGCAGCCGCCATAGCCGCCACAAGATCCTCAG AGGCTGA